Proteins encoded within one genomic window of Microbacterium sp. LKL04:
- a CDS encoding FHA domain-containing protein has translation MFRYPTPTLAAEAGYAIAGDRFAILLGAGVTEGVIARLWNAAVAETAVLEDVLSVLVAGGIHDLPDFAVAEFPDDDAQPVRVAVRGAAIVETSDRTRVSGADARTWIETALAGAVGIRLALETGPAGGDLLPLGLGVTRAHELSWGRPFPAGREPDADVTPAAAGEVPPGTLAPVTVAVPTIAPAAPAPPAPAPVARDEEIDVLQTISVDRSLFARLFEDEDDLELPDFLRDDARGGDLPDERTRFGSRRGSRPAAPATAYGLRLPGGRTVPLDRPVVLGRGPRAGEHPDARIERVSSPHKEISGTHLEAILDGATLVVRDLDSTNGTIVRPPTGAAALLRGGAASRVPVGTELDLGDGVTAVFDALEPSTAG, from the coding sequence GTGTTCCGTTACCCCACCCCGACGCTCGCCGCCGAGGCGGGGTACGCCATCGCCGGTGATCGCTTCGCCATCCTGCTCGGTGCGGGCGTCACGGAGGGCGTGATCGCACGGTTGTGGAACGCCGCGGTGGCAGAGACCGCCGTCCTCGAGGACGTCCTCAGCGTGCTCGTCGCCGGTGGCATCCACGACCTTCCAGACTTCGCCGTGGCCGAGTTCCCCGACGACGATGCGCAGCCCGTCCGCGTTGCCGTGCGCGGTGCCGCGATCGTCGAGACCTCCGACCGAACGCGCGTGTCGGGAGCCGACGCGCGGACGTGGATCGAGACGGCGCTCGCGGGGGCCGTCGGCATCCGTCTCGCCCTCGAGACCGGGCCCGCCGGCGGCGACCTGTTGCCTCTCGGCCTCGGTGTCACGCGCGCCCACGAACTGTCATGGGGCCGCCCTTTCCCCGCCGGCCGCGAACCGGATGCCGACGTCACGCCCGCCGCCGCGGGCGAGGTTCCCCCGGGGACCCTCGCGCCCGTGACGGTCGCGGTCCCCACGATCGCCCCTGCGGCCCCGGCTCCGCCCGCGCCGGCGCCGGTGGCCCGCGATGAGGAGATCGACGTCCTCCAGACCATCTCGGTCGACCGGAGCCTCTTCGCGCGGCTCTTCGAGGATGAGGACGACCTCGAGCTCCCCGACTTCCTGCGCGACGACGCGCGCGGCGGAGATCTTCCCGACGAGCGCACGCGGTTCGGCTCGCGCCGCGGCTCGCGTCCGGCCGCACCCGCGACGGCCTACGGACTCCGACTTCCGGGCGGCCGGACGGTCCCGCTCGACAGGCCCGTCGTCCTCGGTCGCGGGCCGCGCGCGGGCGAGCACCCCGACGCCCGCATCGAGCGGGTGTCCTCGCCGCACAAGGAGATCTCCGGGACGCACCTCGAGGCGATCCTCGACGGGGCGACCCTGGTGGTCCGCGACCTGGACTCCACGAACGGCACGATCGTGCGCCCGCCCACCGGTGCGGCTGCACTCCTGCGCGGAGGTGCGGCCTCCCGCGTGCCGGTCGGAACGGAGCTGGACCTCGGCGACGGTGTCACCGCCGTGTTCGACGCGCTCGAACCCTCGACGGCGGGATGA